Genomic DNA from Lasioglossum baleicum unplaced genomic scaffold, iyLasBale1 scaffold1254, whole genome shotgun sequence:
tatatatatatatatatatatatatcgaagaagaatgacattatttgtaaaaatatcacacccttctaatattttcacatCAACCATCGTTATAATAATGGTTTTACTCGTTCGTTTAATACATTgtgaaaattttaatacaaaaatatgTCATGTTCTTTCACCAAACTATTACCTAAccttttattttagaatttgtACGAACAGGTAGTTGCAAAAAATAACTCAATATAATTATACTGGTAATACACTGCTCTTGGagtcatatatacatatataatgtatatataatgtatatgtatatgaatgcGCGTGTAAACTGACGCGTTAACAATAAGCTAGGAGATTTgtcattgtttaaataattaacaCGCAATTAAAACGTGACAAATCTCGATTAGGAAAGGGGAACATTCCAATTCTAATCCTCCCTTTTCCTGCACACAAATCCTCATTGGATTTCATTAAAAGATCTGCTGATGCTTTTTTTAACACTAATTGCATTGTCATGTATTATAGATACtcaatatttgtaaatattttcttagtaCCAAGTACTAACTTGATTGCGAACATTTTGTTTATGTCACACATTACTTCAGCATGTATAATCATACTAATAAGTAAATCATATTTTACATATGTCAATATGTAATTACTTGATAAACGATAAATTTTGAATAACTAtgacttttcaaaattttgaataGGTCTCCATACAATGTGCAGGATCAATAATGTACATAAAAAATACGCTAACAAGTTTTGATTATGTAGCTCCTTTAATCTTTTTTGGAACCACTAAGTATAGTTTCTTCCATCCCTAGAATCAAATGataatataacataaacaaataataacctAAGGAAAGCACAAAGTATCAAGAAATCTATGTATTTTGTCATAGAAAATAACTTATAttgttaattaaataattaaaacatatAAAAGATAGGAGTCATTTATGCATGTATATATACTCCCGTTCaacaaaatgtaataaaacTAAAATTAGTTTCAAAAAAGCCCCAAAAAAAGTGTATAAGTAATATTGAACaatttgaacaaatttttaaacaaacaacgAGACAACAACATTTACAGCATAATTTACGCAATATTTCACGTAAAAGACACAAAACAGCAACAAATTTTAATCAAACTTAACAATGTACAAAAAGGtacttgtaaaaaaaaaatataatcatAAAAAAGTCACTAATGTTTCCTTTTTAGTAAATCGCCACAAATCTCACTATAATGTTTtatcgttaatatttttataaatatttcattattacatgaaatatttttttaggaACAAATTTTTTGTTTCGTAAACACGTTATAACATCTAAATACTTTATAAGTATTAAAATATTCGTAATGTGTGACATTAGCTATCCGCTCCTCTGAGACCAttagtatcatttacagaaatcataaatatatatttattaaaaaactacGTTTTCcgttaaaagaaattttaaaatatcacgtcaatgttttcatattatattttaatgaaaatttgactAAATTTTCAATAGAAAGCTCTTACGACGAAGAACTTATTCGCAATTCTGTTACAAATTTCCTTAAACAATTAGCAAACTAATTAAAAAAACACtcataaaaatttgaatttcaattcATATAAGAATACACATCGTAATTTAATTTTCATGAGTATTTACGCTGTTAACCCGGAGTTCTAATTACAAGAAATTAATGTCACAAAAAACCCAAATTACTACTATTAGGAGGACAAACCAGTTAGTAAATTATTGATCTCGAAGGCATCTTCCAtgtgagaaaaagagagaatagaaaatatttagGTATCGTAAGTGTCATATCAAAGTTACAATAGTATGTACAAATTGAGCATTGTTATTATCAATCTAAATGCTCGTGGAAGTCCGTTTCCAGCTTACCTGCGGCACCACATGATGAAGGTGAGTACACTGAGCTTGCTTCATCGTCTAAGTCATCTTGACTACTAAGTCGACCTATAAACATCAATTGCAAACAATTATTCACGTTAATATATTATATCCAGATTAaaaaattcgattaaaattttgCAATTATGTCACGGATCTatcgaattaaaattgttaGACAAAACACTTCTACATAATATTGTTACTTATGTCGAATATATGTTACAttcctatttatttcaataCTATAGTATTACATCAAGATATAGAGATCagattttaattattgaatatttaagaTGTTTGAGCAGTaagcattaaaaatattttattatcataAACATAAATACCTCTAAGTCCAAGACCTCGTCCGTTTGGTGTTCCTCTATATAGAACAGTTTCTAAATACGTTAAaccattattattaattatattgaagcCACACAAAAGTTCAATTTGTTTCCAACGATGTACTCTCTCTTGTAATTCCGCGGTGACTTCATTTAGTGCAGTTCTTGCCTCGACTATGCTCTTGTCGACTTCATCAATTGATTTTCCATGAGTTGAAACAAATGCTCCCACTAAACTTGATCGTTTTTTCCGCAGCTTTTCACACtaggaaaaatattaataaattcataATTGTTACAacaataaatatacaaatattttagTTAAAAAAATACAGATTACTTACTGCTTCTCGTGCTTGTTGCAATTGTTTTTCTGCAGATATTTTTTTCTTAGTATacgctttattttcaatttcgtgAGTTAATTGTAGCCAGTGTTGCAATCCAGGTGGTGGAGACCAgcatctatcttctaattcacccTCTGCGCGTTGTAATTCAACTTTTAACatctgtaaaatgaaaattaattacatcttgaaTAGATCCAATGTTTGCATCCCATACATGAGAATATGTATACCACTCACTTCTATTTCTGCTTTTAATTGTGAAACTTCCAGATCCGAGTAAGAAGCGTGCAATCCTACACTTTCATCTTGTAAGCGTTTTTCTAGGTTTTGTTTCTCTGTAGTTACACTTTCTTGTTCCATTCGTGCCCGCTCCAATTCTTTctgtaaattataaaatataatattgatAAAACCTCAGAACAAAAGAAAACGTACTTGCAAGTCTTCCAGTGCCAATTCTGCTTTATGTAAACTCTCCATGTCTTTCATCATCCTGTGAAGATGCTTCTgtgaatttttcttttgctgATACGCATACCAGCATCCAATAAGAGCTCcaaataataatgtaattaatattaaatcctTCACACTATGTCCAGTATCTGTAAGAAAGCattacataaatattttaaattaattaaagacttttttaatggaaatttaatattcttaattaCTACATACCCTTTGGTGGTCCAAAAAGGACTACATCCATAGCTTTTAAGGCAATTTTTTGTTTATGGATGGGATCCTTGATCCCCAACACATTACTCAGATAGTGCATATTATTCACAGCCAatctataaatagaataaaaaatatttttatataaaaagttATATAGTATAAATATGATATAGTACATAAAACAATTTACCTTGGAAGTGTAGCACAGTTACACGATGTTGTATAAAAGTAGGAACATATTGTGGAAGCTCTACATTAGAAGACAACCATTCTGATGTTTGTTCTATGGTCCAATTGTGGACCTAAAAAGAGATACACTAACATAATAAGGTACCAAAAAGTATTGTagttattaaatatgcaattatTTTAGACAATACCTCTGATCTTAACCAGGCTTCCCAGAGTTCTCGAACACTAATGTGCATATCATCATTATGATGGAAAGCCCTCTGCCTCCTCTCGTATCCAGCTTCATACTGCAACTCTTCTCGTAGGAACTGGAAGGAGAAGAATGTTTTTTACAACCTAAAATGTggacagaaataaatacaatttttcttacaTCGTCTGACTCTGACAGGTCCACATTTCCATTGGCATCATCGTCTAGTTGACTGTGTAGTGATTTGATAGCTTCTAAACCTAGTCGATCATGAGAAGCCAGTGTAAGACAAGCTAGGTCATCGTTACAAGTATCGGAACCTGTAATAAATTAAACAGCCTACGTTTGATTGTATGTGTTTATGATTACATGTAATTTGTTATACAAGTGCCTTTTTTCTTTAGGGCTTTGCTTGTACCTATTAAACCATTGTAAAAAGCTTTTATCCAATTATTATTAAGGCAGAAATGACAATGCAAAAATGTAGTTTGTTAATAGACACTAAATTTGTAatgataatatattattattgagATGAATATGTGACTAATCTTCAAATGATTAGATCATCttgtgaaatttattttctgcaaTATGAGCTTTTATCATAAACACATTTGTATCTTTTTTCCAACCAACAACTACGTATATCAAATcaacaaataattttctatttatatttttctgttaAAGCAAGCTTTATGAATAAttccaaataaaataatatcacAAACAGAACTTTCATAAGCtaaatatcattattattattaatcatgCAGATGCATGCTGTATATATCtatttacatatatacatatacaaaaaattgaaatgcAAAATTAATAAAACACAGAAAATGTTTAATTAGGACATAACACAATGAATCTAATACAATCGACACTTTAATATAACGGACAAaacattgataaataataagaaatttACCAGCTTCGTGAGCCACGGCTTGTGCCAAACCATCTGTAAGTGTGGCGGAGAAAGCTGTGACTTTGGAATGTGAGCTTCCAGTGGAGCCGGATTGAAAGTTCGGACTCGCATCGAGGGCCCCGCCACTGGCATCTACCGTGTTGCAACACCAATACAAGAAGTGCAGCCCGAACAGTACAATCACATTAGTAATCACGGATGCTCGCATTTTAAGGTTAGCTACACCTTGTCACTGACACCTCGCGCCCCCCCTTGCGCAGTTGCTACAAGTCAAATAAAACCGAATACTCTTGGCCCGTTGTCACCTTTGACGTAGACCCGTAATAGTGAATATATCCAAGGTTACAGTTATCAAAACCGGGATAGCAATGCAATTTGACGAGTGCATAACACGCGTGACCGATTATGATATTACAGCAACCCCATAACCGAGTGGTACACCGTTGTTATTGGCCCCATCAAGGCGTCGGTCAACGTCCGAGATCTCTTTTTAAAATGAATCGATTGATTTATTAATTAAGTACACTCCGCTCCTCCGCTCTGTGTCGGGTTTTCCTACCAAGGCCACTGTCCACGAACAACATTacagaaaattattaatttagatAGGAAACAGTGGTGGACTTTTTTGCACATAAAAAACGAAAAATTCAATTGGTTCCGTGTACAGTTATTCGCGTGATTTTATTGGCCCAACGTTGCACTTGTCACAGTCAACTATTGCTAGCGCCAGTGCAGCGCGAAAATCATTTCTAAAATGTCTTCCCGCAAAGTGAAGTAGTTAGATGACACAAACTGTTAcaaattttcgaatatttttaaatatactttgattaattattattataatttttctaattaaatcgTCAACTTTGCAACGTATATCCTTACAATCTTGTTATTAATCGTTTTTTAATTTACggattttatattatacaagTGACCAATCTGCTCGGAAACACGCTCAGAGTTGTATAGTTTGTAAAAACGCACAGTACGTGGGTCTATCGTTCTTGTGGAGTTCGACATTGTTAAATTTCTATAATTAcgcaatttttcaattctcttACATGTAGATTCATACAAAAATTAAACCTTTTTGAGTCATCAACAAGCAATAGCTCTAAAAAGTCGTGTTTACATTTATGCGCACATATGAACATAACTACGTTTTAACATTGCAATAAGTTACCGTTACGTTTATTTCTTAGTATTATGATGAtgcttaaacaattttttccacaatttttcgaTAGTGTTGTAACGCTAACGGTATAAATCGTAATACGAACATTTCTCATCATGAGTTTATGATGTTGTTGGTCAAAGTATTACCTGTCCTAATAAGTTATAAGATTCAGAATATTTAAGAGTTCGAAACTGTGAGgttgctattttatattttttgtgaaGACATTAAAATGGAAAATAACACGAAAAGCGAAGATTCTGAAATTCAAGGAATTAGTACAGTGACCAAAAAGGAGGATCCTCCATCTCAAAATGTACAAAATTGCTCAGATTCGAAAGTGTCCACAGATACTAAAAATACTCAAGTTCGTGTCGTTCGAGGtgcaaaaaaattgaaattagatGCTGCTGAAGGCAATAATTCCGAAAAAAAAGGTTGGtgtttatataattaattgataatttatgtaattaatttgtaaatatatatagtaACCAGAGAAATTAGCAAAATTGATAATACtatgttttttaattaaattttgctTGATTATGTATgcacaaaaattatttataactgcATTTAGATTCCAAGGATGAAGAAAATAACACAGAGGCAAAAGTAAGATCTCTGAAAAGATCTTGTGAACTGTGGTCTATGGAAGACAAAAATACCTTTTTCAAAGCTTTGAACGAGTATGGGAAAGACTTTGATGCTTTGCAGAGTTATTTCTTAAGTCAAGGAAAGAAGAAAGGACTGCCAAATGTtatgataaaaaataaagaacagaTAAGACATTTTTATTACAGAACTTggttaaaaatatcaaaacacCTAAAATTTTCAGAAGGTAATTATTTAGTGAATctacattatatttatttttataatgcatATGTTTTATTATGCAGATGTAAAAAAAACTTCACAAGAATTATATGGATTAATTAATTATGGTGAACTTAGAAGAAAGTTACCACGAATATATGAAAAAGTACATTTGAAGTTAAATGAATTGATTTATTGGGGTTCAACACAAGTCAGACTCAGAGGAAAAAATATGAGAATTAAAACACCTATTTGTAGAGCATTGcgaaaattaaatcaattagaGGGTATAATTAACGAATAAAACCTAAAATGTAGTAATTCATGAAATATCTAACAGTGTATTGTATTCACAGATTGGCAGGAAGAAATTAAACTTCCCTCTAGAATAACAATTGAATTAAGACCTCATAATAATATGGCTTGGTGGCAGGTGCAAGCATCATCAATGAATCCAAGAGTACGTACTTTACTGCCTGTACAAAGACGTTTGTCTAGTTTATTGATATTTCTGCAACAAAGGTGGAGGCCAGCAAAATATAATACAGTATCCTTGCTTCAAAATATGTCACCAATATTAATGTTActtattgtattttaaattgtgagaaaatattgaaaaaatcctATACACATAATGCAGTCCCCTAATGTAGAAAATGCTattgttaatgaaatgaaaGATACT
This window encodes:
- the LOC143220591 gene encoding LOW QUALITY PROTEIN: stromal interaction molecule homolog (The sequence of the model RefSeq protein was modified relative to this genomic sequence to represent the inferred CDS: inserted 1 base in 1 codon), which gives rise to MRASVITNVIVLFGLHFLYWCCNTVDASGGALDASPNFQSGSTGSSHSKVTAFSATLTDGLAQAVAHEAGSDTCNDDLACLTLASHDRLGLEAIKSLHSQLDDDANGNVDLSESDDFLREELQYEAGYERRQRAFHHNDDMHISVRELWEAWLRSEVHNWTIEQTSEWLSSNVELPQYVPTFIQHRVTXATLPRLAVNNMHYLSNVLGIKDPIHKQKIALKAMDVVLFGPPKDTGHSVKDLILITLLFGALIGCWYAYQQKKNSQKHLHRMMKDMESLHKAELALEDLQKELERARMEQESVTTEKQNLEKRLQDESVGLHASYSDLEVSQLKAEIEMLKVELQRAEGELEDRCWSPPPGLQHWLQLTHEIENKAYTKKKISAEKQLQQAREACEKLRKKRSSLVGAFVSTHGKSIDEVDKSIVEARTALNEVTAELQERVHRWKQIELLCGFNIINNNGLTYLETVLYRGTPNGRGLGLRGRLSSQDDLDDEASSVYSPSSCGAAGTLESLAWKESSVPPDSSSSDTGKETPPESNVVHFTVGDGPDEPVRASSKEKSTIVRSYSQDTNMLLGIEDKTTSSFLSKTSYSENSLDSPNQDRAAQQKVVGASVTTTSTTSVNSTTSTSTSSSHRKALKEPQPSTVDDETLSTDSNSTTDNDELKRRRRKILFPAFRKNKTKVT